Genomic window (Ferrovibrio sp. MS7):
TGCTGCGCCGCGAAGCCTTCGGCTTCATCTTCCAGCAATACAATCTGCTGCCATCGGCCAGTGCCACCGCCAATGTGGAACTGCCGGCGATCTATGCCGGCCTGAACCGCGAAGCGCGGCATGACCGCGCCGTGGAGCTGCTCTCCGGCCTCGGCCTCGCCGAGCGGCTGGACCACAAGCCGACCCAGCTTTCCGGCGGGCAGCAGCAGCGCGTTTCCATCGCCCGCGCGCTGATGAATGGCGGCCCGGTGATCCTGGCCGATGAGCCGACCGGCGCGCTCGACTCAAAAAGCGGCGCCGAAGTGATGAAGCTGCTGCGCGATCTGAACCAGCGCGGCCATACCATCCTGCTCATCACCCATGATGCCGAAGTGGCTCGCCAGGCCAGGCGCGTGGTGGAAATCCGCGATGGCAACATCGTTTCGGATACACGGCTGGATGAAGCCGAGGTTACCGGCGCGTTGCCACGCCACAACGCCGCCAGCCGCAAGGCGCCCAGCGCCAGCCTGCTGGAAGCCAGCCGCATGGCTTTGCAGGCGCTGCATAGCAATCTGCTGCGCACGCTGCTCACCCTGCTCGGCATCATCATCGGCGTTGCTTCCGTGGTGGCGATGCTGGCGATCGGCGACGGCGCCCGCCAATCGGTGCTCGACCGTATCTCCGCCATGGGCACCAATCTGCTGCTGATCCGGCCCGGTGCGCCGAACATGCGTCAGGCCGGCGGCATCACCGCCACACTGGTGGCCGAGGATGCCGACGCCATCGCCGAACTGGCCAATGTGAATGTTGCCGTGGGCGAATATACCGGTCAGGTCACTTTGCGCTTCGGCAGCAACGACTACCTGACTCAGGCCAATGCCGCCGGCGCTGGCTTCGCCGAGGCGCGCGACTGGAAGATCGCCTCCGGTGTGTTTTTCAACGACGAGGATGTACGGAATTTTGCCCCCGTCGCGGTACTGGGCCAAACCACGGTGAAGGCATTGTTCGATGCCGGCACCGATCCGCTCGGCAAGTATGTGCTGGTCAACAATATCCCCTTCCTGGTGATCGGCGTGCTGGACGCCAAGGGCGCCTCGCCCTTTGGCACCGACCTGGACGACACCATCCTGGTGCCGCTATCCACCGGCATGCTGCGGCTGTTCGGCCAACGCTACGTGCGCACCATCACTGTGCAGGTGAAGGATGTGGCTCGCATCGACGAGACCCAGGAAGCGATCCGCCAGACGCTGATCGGCCGCCACCGTGCCGAGGATTTCCAGATCCGCAACATGGCGGCGATCCTGCAGACCGCCACCGAGACGCAGAACACTCTCACCCTGCTGCTTGGCTCTATTGCCATCATCTCGCTGATCGTTGGCGGCATCGGCGTGATGAACATCATGCTGGTGAGCGTCACCGAGCGCACCCGCGAGATCGGCGTGCGCATGGCCACCGGAGCCCGGCGGCTGGATATCCTGCTGCAATTCAATACCGAAGCGCTGGCGATCTGCACGCTCGGCGGCATCATCGGTGTGCTGCTCGGCCTTGGTGCCACGGCGGTGTTCGAGGCTTTCGGCAAGCCGGTGATCTATTCCACTGGACCGGTGCTGCTGGCCTTCGGCTGCGCCTTCCTCACCGGCCTCACATTCGGCTATCTACCGGCGCGCAAGGCCGCCGGCCTCGACCCCGTGGTCGCCCTCGCTTCGGAATGACCCAGATGACCAAGCTTTCCCGCCGCGCCCCGATGGCCGCGCTGCTTGTAGCCTCCCTTGCTCTCGCCGGCTGCGATATCGGCGACCCGTTCGTGAAACCGCAGACCGCCGCGCCTGCCGCCTGGGATGCCGGCAATGCCGGCGCCGGGCTGTGGCCCGACACCACCTGGTGGCGCGATTTCGGCAGCAGCGAACTCGATGGCCTGATGAGTGCCGCCGAAACCGGCAACCGCGACCTCGGCGCCGCCATGGCCCGTATCCGCCAGGCCGAAGCTTCTGCGAAGATTGCCGGCGCCGCCCTGCTGCCGACACTGGGAGCCGATGGCGGCGCCAGCCGCTCCTGGTCGCCGTCGTCCTCGACCTCTTCCGGCAGCACGCAGCGCGCCAGTTCGGGCCGCATCGTGCGCAATACCTTTGATACCGGGCTGACCGCCGGTTACCAGGTCGACCTGTTCGGCGGCAACCGTGCTGCCTCGGATACCGCCCTGGCGCGGCTGCAATCCAGCCGCTACGACCGCGAAACCGTGATGCTGACCCTGCATGCCGATCTCGCCGCCAGCTATTTTCAACTGCTTTCGCTGCGCGACCGTATCCGCCTGGCGGAAGACACGCTGCAGAATGCCCAGGACGTGCTGAATGTGCTGGAGCGCCAGCGCCAGCTTGGCGCTGCCTCCGACCTGGAAGTGGCACAGCAGCGCAACAGCGTGGCGACCCAGCGCGCCACCATTCCGGTGCTGCGCCAGAGCGAGCGCGAGACCCTGACCGCGCTGGCGCTGCTGCTCGGCCGCGCACCGCAGGGCTTCAGCGTCACGGCGCAATCGCTGGACGACCTGCGGCTGCCGGGCGTGAAGGCCGGCCTGCCTTCTACCCTGCTGGCCCGCCGCCCCGATATCCGCAAGGCCGAAACCGACCTGCTGGCCGCCAACCGGGATATTGCCGTGGCCGAGGCGGCAAGGCTGCCAAGCCTGGCCCTCACGGCTTCCGGCGGCCTGCAAAGCACAGCCCTGCATACCCTGCTGCAGCCGCAAAGCGCGCTCTATTCGCTGGCCGCCTCGATCACCGCGCCGCTCTTCGAGGGTGGCAGGCTGGAGGGCCAGGAAGAATTGAACCGCGCCCGCTTTGCCGAACTGGCGGAAACCTATGCCAAGGCCGCCGTCACCGCTTTCGGCGATGTGGAAGACGCATTGACCGGCACCGCCAACGCGGCGCAGCGCCAGGGCTATGCCCGCGAAGCCTATGATCAGGCGCGCGAAGCCTACCGCATCGTGGAAGCGCGCTACCGCGCCGGCACCGTGCCGTTCCTGAACCTGCTGGATGCCCAGCGCACCGTGTTCCAGGCCAACGATGCCCTGGCGCAGGCGATGCTGGCCCGCTTCACCGCCCTGGTCGATCTCTACAAATCACTCGGCGGCGGCTGGAGCGAATAGCTCACCACAGCGCCTTCAGCACCAGATAAGCACCGAGCAGCAGCAGGCCGCTGAAGAACCAGCGGCGGAAGCTGGTGGCCGAGATGCGGTTGCGCAAGGCCTGGCCGATCAGCATGCCGCCCAAGGCCGGCACCAGGGCGAGCAGCGAGGAACCGGCAATGGCAGTGGCGAACAGGCCGTTGCCAAACAGCGCCAATGCCAAAGCCACCGTGGAAACCAGGAAGGACAGGCCGAGCGCCTGCACCAGATCGTCCTTCTCCAGCTTCAAGGCCTGCAGATAGGGCACGGCGGGAATGACAAAGACCCCGGTGAGGATCGTCACCACGCCGGTGGCGAAGCCGACCAACGGGCCCATCCAGGCTTCCTGTTCGGGCTTGAGCGGCCATTGCTTCGCCGCCAGTCCAAGTCCGGCATAGAGCGCCAGCGCCACACCCAGCAAGGCCGTGGCCCAGGCATAGGCACCAAGCGGAAAGAACTGCGCGCCGGCCAGGGTGCCGAGCAATACACCGAGCATCATCGGCCAGAGCCGCGCCACCAGCGCCCGCACGCTCGGCCCGGCGAGCAACTGCCACACATTGGTGACCAGGTTAGGCACCACCAGCAAGGCCGCCGCTTCCACCGGGGCCATGATCAGGCCGAGCAGCCCGACCGAGATGGTGGGCAAG
Coding sequences:
- a CDS encoding MacB family efflux pump subunit, which gives rise to MTAQLPLQRPAAPVSPDIPLISLQGITKSFSRGDISVEVLHGISLDIHPGEFVAIMGASGSGKSTLMNLIGLLDRPTSGSYRFEGREVSALDADGRALLRREAFGFIFQQYNLLPSASATANVELPAIYAGLNREARHDRAVELLSGLGLAERLDHKPTQLSGGQQQRVSIARALMNGGPVILADEPTGALDSKSGAEVMKLLRDLNQRGHTILLITHDAEVARQARRVVEIRDGNIVSDTRLDEAEVTGALPRHNAASRKAPSASLLEASRMALQALHSNLLRTLLTLLGIIIGVASVVAMLAIGDGARQSVLDRISAMGTNLLLIRPGAPNMRQAGGITATLVAEDADAIAELANVNVAVGEYTGQVTLRFGSNDYLTQANAAGAGFAEARDWKIASGVFFNDEDVRNFAPVAVLGQTTVKALFDAGTDPLGKYVLVNNIPFLVIGVLDAKGASPFGTDLDDTILVPLSTGMLRLFGQRYVRTITVQVKDVARIDETQEAIRQTLIGRHRAEDFQIRNMAAILQTATETQNTLTLLLGSIAIISLIVGGIGVMNIMLVSVTERTREIGVRMATGARRLDILLQFNTEALAICTLGGIIGVLLGLGATAVFEAFGKPVIYSTGPVLLAFGCAFLTGLTFGYLPARKAAGLDPVVALASE
- a CDS encoding efflux transporter outer membrane subunit; translated protein: MTKLSRRAPMAALLVASLALAGCDIGDPFVKPQTAAPAAWDAGNAGAGLWPDTTWWRDFGSSELDGLMSAAETGNRDLGAAMARIRQAEASAKIAGAALLPTLGADGGASRSWSPSSSTSSGSTQRASSGRIVRNTFDTGLTAGYQVDLFGGNRAASDTALARLQSSRYDRETVMLTLHADLAASYFQLLSLRDRIRLAEDTLQNAQDVLNVLERQRQLGAASDLEVAQQRNSVATQRATIPVLRQSERETLTALALLLGRAPQGFSVTAQSLDDLRLPGVKAGLPSTLLARRPDIRKAETDLLAANRDIAVAEAARLPSLALTASGGLQSTALHTLLQPQSALYSLAASITAPLFEGGRLEGQEELNRARFAELAETYAKAAVTAFGDVEDALTGTANAAQRQGYAREAYDQAREAYRIVEARYRAGTVPFLNLLDAQRTVFQANDALAQAMLARFTALVDLYKSLGGGWSE
- a CDS encoding sulfite exporter TauE/SafE family protein — protein: MSLFAVDSPSLLIFTALVLLLAGFVKGVIGLGLPTISVGLLGLIMAPVEAAALLVVPNLVTNVWQLLAGPSVRALVARLWPMMLGVLLGTLAGAQFFPLGAYAWATALLGVALALYAGLGLAAKQWPLKPEQEAWMGPLVGFATGVVTILTGVFVIPAVPYLQALKLEKDDLVQALGLSFLVSTVALALALFGNGLFATAIAGSSLLALVPALGGMLIGQALRNRISATSFRRWFFSGLLLLGAYLVLKALW